One segment of Lachancea thermotolerans CBS 6340 chromosome E complete sequence DNA contains the following:
- the MSC1 gene encoding double-strand break repair enhancer MSC1 (similar to uniprot|Q03104 Saccharomyces cerevisiae YML128C MSC1 Protein of unknown function green fluorescent protein (GFP)-fusion protein localizes to the endoplasmic reticulum msc1 mutants are defective in directing meiotic recombination events to homologous chromatids), whose translation MKVTGVVLLASLAAADVASFYDKWSSSDLQQYLKDSKQALQETGEQNLDALKKQAQDVWNRQTQPTPWWKFWERKTKLADFTSNQEPISEWFFDSWSAKDLRKLLSKNKVKFDVEASRDELAQAAKKNFNSISSKLGASGLYPSESYFQNWDEYDLTSWLDEYKVPYDKAHAKKDELLSKVRENIYDASRYVDDERLNLLEQLDFANQQISSKAGKVKDEVFNSWSTKELGEWLRSHKVKLEDKASHDRKYLLNVAQKNKKLLKDDAQWYLETAQKKASPFFGKTEEAAASIWDQTIGKFKNWKDYLYHDDNVINDTFLIGVESWPKKRLRSFLDARGVSYSVFSTRASLLDLVKQHRNKPVNNLTESPAVADFFDGWSFENLKEWVKDKNDDITSSGVYKSASNKVSEIMGHAQKKGGEAADYAMDKGNNAAEHASKVAKEKGSDALEYAKDKGSDAADYAKVKGSDAAEYAKDRGSSAAEYVQEKGSEAATQASKVAKKKGAEASKLAKEKGKDAKEYAMEKGSDATDYAKSKGSDAAEYAKEKGADAAEYAKEKGADAAEYAKEKGADTAEYAKEKGADAADYAKDKSYSAAGYAKEKTSDAAAYAKEKGADAAAAAQAKGSELSDAVADKADEWYRLFSSWSMDDLKGYAKSFGIRTGPTTTREKLVHQVKENTQWFFGMKQDPMYKKVPKKVKQAMSNVVFRN comes from the coding sequence ATGAAGGTCACAGGTGTGGTATTGCTGGCGTCGCTAGCGGCTGCCGACGTCGCCAGTTTCTACGACAAATGGTCCAGCAGCGATCTACAACAGTACCTCAAAGACAGCAAGCAAGCACTACAGGAAACTGGAGAGCAAAATTTGGACGCGCTGAAAAAGCAAGCGCAGGACGTCTGGAACAGGCAGACGCAGCCCACGCCGTGGTGGAAGTTCTGGGAGCGCAAGACCAAGCTCGCAGACTTCACCAGCAACCAGGAACCCATCTCCGAGTGGTTCTTCGACAGCTGGTCCGCCAAGGACTTGCGGAAGCTCCTCAGCAAGAACAAGGTGAAGTTCGACGTGGAGGCGTCGCGTGACGAGCTAGCGCAGgcggccaagaagaacttcaacagcATCTCTTCCAAGCTGGGGGCCTCGGGTCTCTACCCCTCCGAGTCCTACTTCCAGAACTGGGACGAGTACGACCTGACGTCCTGGCTAGATGAGTACAAGGTGCCTTATGACAAGGCGCACGCAAAGAAGGACGAACTGCTATCCAAGGTCCGTGAAAACATTTACGACGCCTCCCGCTACGTTGACGACGAGCGTCTTAACCTTCTGGAACAGCTAGATTTTGCCAACCAGCAGATATCCAGCAAGGCCGGAAAGGTCAAGGACGAGGTCTTCAACTCTTGGTCGACCAAGGAGTTGGGCGAGTGGCTGCGCAGTCACAAGGTGAAGTTGGAGGACAAAGCCTCGCATGACCGCAAATACCTCTTGAACGTTGCtcagaagaacaagaaacttttgaaggatgaTGCTCAATGGTACCTGGAAACTGCGCAAAAGAAGGCTAGCCCTTTCTTCGGCAAAACGGAGGAGGCTGCCGCTTCCATTTGGGACCAGACCATCGgcaagttcaaaaactggaaagACTACCTATACCACGACGACAATGTGATCAATGACACGTTTTTGATTGGTGTGGAGTCTtggccaaagaagagattgcGCTCTTTCTTGGATGCCCGCGGCGTGTCATACTCAGTCTTCAGCACTCGCGCCAGTCTCCTCGATCTTGTGAAACAACACCGCAACAAACCAGTGAACAACTTGACCGAGTCCCCTGCTGTGGCCGACTTTTTCGACGGGTGGTCTTTTGAGAACCTCAAGGAATGGGTCAAGGACAAGAATGATGACATCACTTCCTCTGGCGTTTACAAGTCAGCCAGTAACAAAGTTAGCGAGATTATGGGCCACGCTCAGAAGAAGGGGGGTGAAGCCGCTGACTACGCAATGGACAAAGGCAATAACGCCGCCGAGCATGCTAGCAAAGTCGCTAAAGAGAAGGGGTCTGACGCTCTTGAGTACGCGAAAGACAAAGGTTCCGATGCAGCTGACTACGCTAAGGTGAAGGGTTCTGATGCTGCCGAATATGCCAAGGACAGGGGCTCAAGCGCTGCAGAATACGTTCAAGAGAAGGGATCCGAAGCCGCCACTCAAGCTAGCAAGGTtgccaagaaaaaaggAGCCGAGGCTTCTAAGCTCGCCAAAGAGAAGGGCAAAGATGCTAAGGAGTATGCAATGGAGAAGGGCTCAGACGCTACTGACTATGCCAAGTCAAAGGGTTCTGATGCCGCGGAGTACGCCAAGGAAAAGGGCGCTGACGCCGCTGAATATGCCAAGGAAAAGGGCGCTGACGCCGCTGAATATGCTAAGGAGAAGGGCGCTGACACCGCAGAGTATGCTAAGGAGAAGGGTGCTGACGCTGCAGACTACGCCAAAGACAAGAGCTACAGCGCCGCAGGATATGCCAAAGAGAAGACTTCCGATGCTGCCGCTTAcgccaaagaaaaaggcgCTGacgctgcagcagctgcacAAGCCAAGGGCTCCGAGCTCTCTGATGCCGTAGCGGACAAGGCAGACGAATGGTATAGACTATTCAGCTCTTGGTCAATGGACGACCTAAAGGGCTATGCTAAATCCTTTGGTATCAGAACTGGCCCAACTACTACCAGAGAGAAGCTTGTCCACCAGGTCAAAGAGAACACACAGTGGTTTTTCGGCATGAAACAGGACCCTATGTACAAAAAGGTGCCAAAGAAGGTCAAGCAGGCCATGTCCAACGTTGTTTTCCGCAACTGA
- a CDS encoding KLTH0E16280p (conserved hypothetical protein), translating to MGNDGSSIVRVKNLQVSLDHLPNKTRDKEAKNFDAVSRWTVCRLTGQPLRLPVVSDYLGNLLNKESILEWLLTPDKEDYSEEQIRLFGHIRSLKDVVELGNLVVDKDSRLKCDVGDEILGKSSSKLSYPAICGHVFPRRMLDNATEQPKCPVCDKPISKSDTITLNAESTDRDALEKRMIRLKRSNLTHSGKRSKSKKREAPAIGNSNTKRQRN from the exons ATGGGT aacgaTGGTTCATCAATAGTCCGGGTTAAGAATTTGCAGGTTTCCTTGGATCATCTTCCAAACAAAACTCGAGACAAGGAGGCCAAGAATTTCGATGCCGTTTCTCGTTGGACCGTGTGCCGACTCACTGGTCAACCTCTGAGGCTCCCAGTTGTCAGTGATTATCTTGGAAACCTACTTAACAAGGAATCGATACTAGAGTGGCTTCTAACGCCAGACAAAGAAGATTATAGCGAAGAGCAAATaaggctttttggccatATCCGATCCCTGAAAGATGTTGTGGAGCTTGGGAATCTAGTAGTCGATAAAGACTCAAGGCTTAAATGCGATGTTGGAGATGAGATACTAGGAAAGAGTTCTAGCAAACTGTCGTATCCAGCCATCTGTGGCCATGTTTTCCCTCGGCGCATGCTAGATAATGCCACCGAGCAACCTAAATGTCCCGTCTGCGACAAGCCAATTTCAAAGAGTGATACTATTACGCTCAACGCAGAGAGCACTGATCGCGATGCACTGGAAAAGCGTATGATTCGCCTCAAAAGATCGAATCTTACTCACAGCGGGAAGCGTTCCAAGTCAAAAAAGCGCGAAGCTCCAGCCATAGGGAACTCAAACACCAAGCGCCAGCGTAACTGA
- a CDS encoding splicing factor SR family protein (conserved hypothetical protein), translating to MVRVLRFYIGLRIAILTNNHLVSHFYYKIGACRHGDRCSKKHIRPLHSPTVLVPNMYRRPESEGPEAQQRDFDAFYEDVYMEACKFGELQAMVVCENKNDHLNGNVYLMFTNSRDANSAKDSFNTRWFNERPLYCEFSHVSDFREAICRKHDMRSCERGDECNFMHVQRPTRDLQSDLERAQWKEYHIK from the coding sequence ATGGTACGTGTTCTGCGCTTTTATATTGGCCTTAGAATTGCTATACTAACGAACAATCACCTTGTTAGCCACTTTTACTACAAGATTGGTGCGTGCCGACACGGCGATCGGTGCTCTAAGAAACACATAAGACCTCTTCATTCGCCTACTGTACTAGTACCGAATATGTATCGCAGGCCTGAATCTGAGGGCCCAGAGGCCCAGCAGCGCGACTTCGACGCCTTTTACGAGGACGTTTACATGGAGGCGTGCAAGTTCGGCGAATTACAAGCTATGGTGGTCTGTGAGAACAAAAATGATCATCTCAACGGCAACGTTTACCTCATGTTCACAAATTCAAGGGACGCAAATAGCGCGAAAGACAGCTTTAATACGCGCTGGTTCAATGAACGTCCTCTCTACTGCGAATTTTCACATGTTTCCGACTTCCGCGAGGCTATTTGCCGCAAGCATGATATGCGCTCCTGTGAGAGAGGAGATGAGTGTAATTTCATGCATGTACAACGCCCTACCCGCGATCTTCAAAGTGATCTAGAAAGGGCCCAATGGAAGGAATACCACATCAAATAA
- the PRE8 gene encoding proteasome core particle subunit alpha 2 (similar to uniprot|P23639 Saccharomyces cerevisiae YML092C PRE8 20S proteasome beta-type subunit), with amino-acid sequence MADRYSFSLTTFSPSGKLGQIDYALTAVKQGVTSLGIRATNGVIIATEKKSTSSLALTESLSKVAHITPDIGAAYSGMGPDFRVLIDKSRKVAHTHYKRIYNEYPPTKILVAEVAKIMQEATQSGGVRPFGVSLLVAGYDEHNGYGLYQVDPSGSYFPWKATAIGKGATAAKTFLEKRWNDELELEDAIHIALLTLKESVEGEFNGDTIEIAVVGEENQDLLGFTGDPSVKGPRFRKLTAQEINDRLEAL; translated from the exons ATGGCCGACAGATATTCCTTCTCGCTTACCACTTTTTCGCCAAG CGGCAAACTAGGTCAAATAGATTATGCTCTTACTGCCGTAAAACAGGGTGTGACTTCTCTTGGTATAAGAGCTACCAATGGAGTGATTATCGCGACTGAGAAAAAGTCTACCTCGTCACTAGCCTTAACGGAAAGCCTTTCCAAAGTTGCGCACATTACGCCTGACATAGGCGCTGCATACTCAGGCATGGGTCCAGACTTTAGAGTCCTTATTGACAAGTCTAGAAAGGTGGCACACACCCACTATAAGCGAATCTACAACGAATATCCACCCACCAAGATCTTGGTCGCCGAAGTGGCAAAGATTATGCAGGAAGCGACGCAATCTGGCGGTGTGAGACCCTTCGGTGTGTCTCTGCTAGTTGCGGGCTATGACGAGCACAATGGCTACGGGCTATACCAGGTTGATCCCTCTGGATCTTACTTTCCTTGGAAAGCGACAGCTATTGGCAAAGGGGCCACCGCGGCTAAGActtttttggagaagagATGGAATGACGAGTTAGAACTCGAAGATGCTATTCACATTGCGCTGctgactttgaaagaatccGTAGAAGGTGAATTTAATGGCGACACGATAGAAATTGCCGTGGTGGGTGAAGAGAATCAGGATCTCTTGGGCTTCACTGGCGACCCTAGTGTAAAGGGCCCACGCTTCCGCAAGCTCACTGCGCAAGAAATTAACGATAGGTTAGAGGCTCTATAA
- the UTP14 gene encoding Utp14p (similar to uniprot|Q04500 Saccharomyces cerevisiae YML093W UTP14 Nucleolar protein component of the small subunit (SSU) processome containing the U3 snoRNA that is involved in processing of pre-18S rRNA), with amino-acid sequence MRCERPTNLKEDSQKLMSRKSKTKSSKKRAQNALEIAAKELGDSSEEEVGFSNDLRRNGTIVNPHKTASDDEEEEIEDEEIDSDEALGSDDEFDVMSSKFSQTIRDKRKTTGGSGSQDEDEEAGYTSIDEDELMPLSAVWDMDDSSERVGKSVKIDQELKLDDDDVSSNSEESDDEDEDEEEEEEEEEEEENPFDEVSDDEDIELNNVAANLKKGSEKALYRKLESSMVGEENEYALPAFSSESRKLNLADMMNAVDDKEAIEKAALMKGKNEALNVPLPQRIQQRHDRKAAYEISKEEVNKWRDVVQQNRQAEHLSFPINPAVQHNDASMFTRSTNSPETELEKQVDSLLANSNISNPQKESTFEEIATAKMSPEEAKKRTAELRLMRELMFREERKAKRIKKIKSKAYRRIKKKEMLRNKELIEESDEEDREDRDTARARERMTLKHKTTSKWARDMVKHGMTKDKETREEMEEMLRQGERLRSKIVGHESGSEEDSGISDIEQDDNTRSNEEESELRAKLGKSGVMNMAFMKHAEARHAEINKERIAELRSLETGEDNTEFEKLDNNASTGANITINAGRRIYTPGTEESKGQLSDIEKSIKEDLEDDKSTSLAGRLSKGGKKNGSKKKADSAKTAQTNRQADDFNPWLDGGDDKHVKKSNKVTVIDENSSKLVKSANKIAKQKAKLESKSKGQNAKEEGVLLDVDSSNKLQIVDPRSQGDEDVDGFIFKQQDIIAEAFAGDDVVDKFEQEKKRVAIDEDDKVEDVTLPGWGDWAGAGSAPNKRRKLKKVKGTVQKDKRKDKNLKNVIINEKVNKKNLKYQSSAVPFPFESREQYERSLRMPLGQEWTSRTAHQRMIKPRILTKPGTVIDPLKAPFK; translated from the coding sequence atgagatgtgAAAGACCCACCAATCTAAAAGAGGACAGTCAGAAACTGATGAGCCGCAAGTCGAAAACTAAGTCCTCTAAAAAGAGAGCCCAGAACGCTCTGGAAATTGCCGCCAAAGAGCTAGGTGATTCAAGCGAAGAGGAGGTGGGGTTTTCTAATGATCTTCGCCGCAATGGTACGATAGTGAACCCTCACAAGACCGCttctgatgatgaagaagaagagattgaagacgaagagatTGACTCTGATGAGGCGCTCGGATCTGACGATGAATTTGATGTCATGAGCTCTaagttttctcaaactATCAGGGACAAAAGAAAGACTACAGGTGGTTCAGGAAGtcaagatgaagatgaagaagcaggctACACGTccattgatgaagatgagctcATGCCTCTGTCTGCTGTCTGGGATATGGATGATAGCTCCGAGCGTGTGGGAAAGTCTGTTAAAATCGATCAGGAACTCAAACTTGACGATGATGACGTTTCGTCCAACAGTGAGGAGTctgacgacgaggacgaagatgaggaagaggaggaagaggaagaagaggaagaagaaaacccatttgatgaagtttctgatgatgaagatatCGAGCTTAACAACGTCGCCGCGAATCTCAAGAAAGGCTCCGAAAAAGCCTTATATCGTAAGCTAGAAAGTTCGATGGTTGGTGAAGAGAACGAATACGCCCTTCcggcattttcttctgaaagcAGGAAGTTAAACCTGGCCGATATGATGAATGCCGTTGACGATAAAGAGGCAATCGAGAAAGCTGCTTTAATGAAAGGAAAAAATGAAGCTCTAAATGTGCCCCTCCCACAACGCATTCAACAGAGACATGACCGTAAGGCCGCTTATGAGATCTCTAAAGAAGAAGTTAACAAATGGAGAGATGTCGTCCAACAAAACAGGCAGGCGGAGCATTTGTCGTTCCCCATAAACCCCGCGGTTCAGCACAACGATGCATCGATGTTCACTCGGTCTACAAACTCTCCAGAAAcggagcttgaaaaacaagttgaCTCTCTGCTGGCAAACAGCAACATAAGCAATCCTCAGAAAGAGTCCACATTTGAAGAGATTGCAACCGCTAAGATGTCCCCAGAAgaggccaagaaaagaacagCAGAGCTCCGCTTGATGAGGGAGCTTATGTTTAGAgaggaaagaaaagccaaaagGATAAAGAAGatcaaatcaaaagcttACCGTCGCataaagaagaaggagatgCTAAGAAACAAGGAATTGATAGAGGAAtcagatgaagaagacagAGAAGATCGCGATACAGCTCGTGCACGCGAGAGaatgactttgaagcacaaaACGACTTCTAAGTGGGCTAGAGACATGGTAAAGCATGGCATGACTAAAGACAAGGAAACTAGAGAAGAAATGGAGGAGATGCTAAGGCAAGGCGAGCGCCTGCGGTCCAAGATTGTTGGTCATGAATCTGGAAGCGAAGAAGATAGCGGTATCAGCGATATTGAGCAGGATGATAACACTAGATCTAACGAAGAGGAATCGGAGCTTCGAGCAAAACTTGGGAAAAGTGGTGTTATGAACATGGCTTTCATGAAACATGCCGAGGCTAGACACGCCGAAATCAACAAGGAGAGGATAGCTGAATTACGCTCTTTAGAAACTGGTGAAGACAACAcagaatttgaaaagcttgataaCAACGCCTCAACCGGTGCGAATATAACCATTAATGCTGGCCGCAGAATATACACACCTGGCACGGAGGAAAGCAAAGGTCAGCTTTCAGACATTGAGAAATCAATCAAAGAAGATCTCGAAGACGACAAGTCCACGTCTCTTGCCGGCCGCCTGTCAAAAGGTGGAAAGAAAAATGGCAGCAAGAAAAAAGCGGATTCTGCAAAAACTGCACAAACGAACAGACAAGCGGATGACTTTAACCCATGGCTCGACGGAGGCGATGACAAGCATGtgaaaaaatcaaataAAGTGACAGTCATCGACGAGAACAGTTCAAAACTTGTCAAGAGCGCCAACAAAATAGCGAAGCAGAAGGCTAAGCTAGAGTCCAAGTCGAAAGGCCAGAACGCGAAGGAGGAGGGTGTTTtgcttgatgttgacaGTTCTAACAAGTTGCAGATTGTTGACCCTCGTTCTCAAGGTGACGAGGATGTTGATGGCTTTATCTTCAAGCAGCAAGATATCATTGCAGAGGCTTTTGCCGGAGATGACGTTGTTGACAAGTttgagcaagaaaaaaagcggGTGGCGattgacgaagatgacaagGTTGAAGACGTCACCTTGCCTGGATGGGGTGATTGGGCCGGCGCTGGGTCGGCACCAAATAAGAGaaggaaattgaaaaaggtgaaagGGACAGTCCAGAAAGACAAGAGAAAAGataaaaatttgaagaatgtCATTATCAATGAGAAagtgaacaagaagaacttgaaataTCAATCATCGGCTGTTCCTTTCCCATTTGAAAGTAGAGAACAGTATGAGAGATCCCTTAGAATGCCTCTAGGTCAAGAATGGACGTCTAGGACAGCCCATCAGCGCATGATCAAGCCCAGAATCTTAACAAAGCCTGGAACTGTGATTGATCCTCTGAAAGCCCCCTTTAAGTGA
- the GIM5 gene encoding Gim5p (highly similar to uniprot|Q04493 Saccharomyces cerevisiae YML094W GIM5 Subunit of the heterohexameric cochaperone prefoldin complex which binds specifically to cytosolic chaperonin and transfers target proteins to it), giving the protein MSTQKIDLTKLNPEQLAVVKRQFDQELQHFTQSLQALNVARTKFKECKDDIESVSKLNNEDQAILVPLSGSLYVKGKVKDNKKFLVDVGTGYYVEKSDKDALEFYEKKITKLNKESVQIQAIIKEKSQSSMAIEGHIRQAAIKLHEQNAAQQSQSAQ; this is encoded by the exons ATGTCGACTCAAAAAA TCGATCTTACGAAGCTTAACCCCGAGCAGCTTGCAGTTGTGAAAAGACAGTTTgatcaagagcttcaacaTTTTACTCAATCGCTTCAGGCTCTTAATGTGGCACGGACTAAGTTCAAAGAGTGCAAGGACGACATTGAGTCTGTCTCCAAGCTAAACAATGAAGACCAGGCTATTCTTGTTCCTCTCTCCGGCTCTCTGTACGTGAAGGGTAAAGTCAAGgacaacaagaaatttCTTGTGGACGTCGGGACAGGATACTACGTCGAGAAGAGTGACAAAGACGCTCTCGAGTTCTAcgaaaagaaaatcacAAAGCTCAATAAAGAGTCTGTCCAAATACAGGCcattatcaaagaaaagagtCAATCCTCCATGGCAATCGAAGGCCATATAAGACAAGCCGCTATTAAGCTTCATGAACAAAATGCAGCTCAACAGTCCCAGAGCGCCCAGTAG
- the RAD10 gene encoding DNA repair protein RAD10 (similar to uniprot|P06838 Saccharomyces cerevisiae YML095C RAD10 Single-stranded DNA endonuclease (with Rad1p) cleaves single-stranded DNA during nucleotide excision repair and double-strand break repair subunit of Nucleotide Excision Repair Factor 1 (NEF1) homolog of human XPF protein), with amino-acid sequence MSEGATTSFESILAGVQRLREGKAQAKDVQVQPQAERKPPEVRETQKRELIINAFNQRKQDFNRNEPSEVEDRKRKWGNASAQGKTVLVSSSQRGNPLLSSMANTNWRYVSSTGGNKVYYDYCVQGRNIIFLSLKYHKLHPEYISKKIQPLVKNKNNILICVVDVENSENILKDLNKACMFNGFALLLAFNFEQAAKYIIFMNK; translated from the coding sequence ATGAGCGAAGGTGCCACGACCTCCTTCGAGAGCATCCTTGCTGGGGTCCAACGGCTGAGGGAAGGCAAAGCTCAAGCCAAAGATGTGCAAGTTCAGCCCCAGGCTGAAAGGAAACCCCCAGAGGTTAGggaaactcaaaaaaggGAACTGATAATTAACGCTTTTAACCAAAGGAAGCAGGACTTTAACCGCAACGAGCCATCGGAAGTCGAAGACCGCAAGAGAAAGTGGGGCAACGCTTCAGCTCAGGGCAAAACTGTCTTGGTAAGTTCCTCGCAGAGAGGAAACCCCCTTTTAAGCAGCATGGCAAACACTAACTGGCGGTACGTTTCCTCTACAGGCGGAAACAAGGTCTACTACGACTATTGTGTACAGGGGCGCAACATTATATTTCTTTCTCTAAAGTATCATAAGCTACACCCGGAATAtatctcaaagaagatcCAGCCCCTCgtcaaaaataaaaacaaTATCCTAATTTGCGTAGTGGATGTGGAAAATTCCgagaacattttgaaagatctCAACAAAGCTTGTATGTTCAATGGTTTCGCTTTGCTGCTAGCCTTCAATTTCGAGCAAGCCGCCAAATACATTATTTTCATGAACAAGTGA
- a CDS encoding putative asparagine synthase (similar to uniprot|Q04489 Saccharomyces cerevisiae YML096W Hypothetical ORF) yields MCGILLHCHGCSKIEKDIFQEIHEANIARGDYMSYLTPPEELSNLIPYIVDRGPNYASLKTSKDDNMTWFTSVLSLREPFTKQCIEVEDRFVLQYNGEIYNSSISHNDTQYIAEMLLNAKDIPSVIRTLSGEFAYTIYDKLTGEVFFGRDPIGRRSLSFKLDTGDSKICISSVSGKIEGFQDCQAGVIYVFQKNTGELKSNLRINSERFAVSNKVDHDLSQIVEQSCKLYEHISAAVRKRVTTIHPMHTENRPISILFSGGLDCSVITSLICQQILDLGGNIVLELLNVGFENPRTGLSPSQVPDRILGQRSASILRALYPQVQIMFVEVDVPYSEFLKYKAHIMNMIYPKQTEMDLSIAAAFYFASRGEGFVNEPSGTRISYKRKGLVLFSGLGADELYGGYHKFSKRANEELVPELEVQINNIYDRNLNRDDKVISSNGVEIRYPFLDDQVVAFSTQLPINYKVNKMILRKVASQNLNLSSISEEPKRAIQFGAKSAKMTKNGNKQGTDLVVA; encoded by the coding sequence ATGTGTGGgattcttcttcactgCCATGGCTGTTCTAAAATCGAAAAGGAtatctttcaagaaatacaTGAAGCAAATATAGCTCGAGGAGATTACATGAGTTATTTGACACCTCCTGAAGAGTTGAGCAACTTGATTCCCTATATCGTTGACCGCGGACCTAACTACGCTTCACTGAAAACGTCCAAAGATGATAACATGACGTGGTTTACTTCCGTACTCTCGCTAAGAGAGCCGTTTACAAAGCAATGTATCGAAGTGGAGGATAGGTTTGTTTTGCAATATAATGGAGAGATTTACAATAGTTCCATCTCGCACAACGATACCCAATACATCGCAGAAATGCTACTTAATGCTAAAGACATACCGAGTGTAATCAGAACGCTTTCAGGCGAGTTCGCATACACTATATATGATAAACTAACCGGGGAAGTCTTCTTTGGTCGGGACCCGATAGGAAGGCGGAGTTTaagcttcaagttggaCACCGGTGACTCAAAGATTTGCATTTCTAGCGTCAGCGGTAAAAttgaaggttttcaagattgCCAGGCCGGCGTAATTTacgtctttcaaaagaacacAGGTGAGCTGAAATCAAACCTTAGAATAAACAGCGAACGTTTCGCTGTGTCGAACAAAGTGGACCACGACTTATCACAAATAGTCGAGCAATCTTGTAAGCTTTACGAGCACATCTCGGCCGCTGTAAGAAAAAGAGTAACAACAATACACCCAATGCACACGGAGAACAGACCCATCTCAATTCTTTTTTCAGGTGGGCTAGATTGTTCGGTTATAACATCTTTAATTTGCCAGCAAATTTTGGATTTAGGGGGGAATATTGTCCTAGAGCTTCTCAACGTTGGATTCGAGAATCCCAGGACTGGGCTTAGTCCGTCGCAGGTTCCTGACAGGATTCTCGGCCAACGGTctgcttcaattttgagGGCTCTTTACCCACAAGTCCAGATTATGTTTGTAGAAGTCGACGTTCCTTActcagaatttttgaagtatAAAGCGCATATCATGAATATGATATACCCAAAACAGACCGAAATGGACTTATCAATTGCAGCAGCCTTTTATTTCGCTTCTAGGGGAGAAGGCTTCGTTAATGAGCCTTCGGGCACAAGAATCTCTTACAAAAGAAAGGGGCTTGTGTTATTCAGTGGTTTAGGTGCTGACGAATTGTATGGCGGCTACCAtaaattttcaaaaagagcaaatgAAGAATTGGTGcctgaacttgaagttcAAATTAACAACATCTATGACAGGAACTTGAATCGTGATGACAAGGTGATATCTTCCAACGGAGTTGAGATTAGGTACCCTTTTTTGGACGACCAAGTTGTAGCATTTTCCACTCAGCTTCCCATCAACTACAAAGTCAACAAGATGATTCTGAGAAAAGTTGCAAGTCAAAATCTGAATTTATCCAGTATTAGCGAGGAGCCAAAGAGGGCAATTCAGTTCGGGGCCAAAAGTGCTAAGATGACGAAGAATGGCAACAAGCAAGGTACCGATTTGGTTGTTGCGTGA